The window TACAGGGAACTTGCCCATGAACTTGTTGATTATGTAAAAGAGATGGGATTCACGCATATAGAACTCCTTCCAGTTGCAGAGCATCCGTTTGACGGATCATGGGGGTATCAGGTAACAGGATATTTTGCACCGACAAGCCGTTTCGGTGTTCCTGAAGATTTCATGTATTTTGTAGACCAGTGCCATCAGAATGGCATAGGGGTTATATTAGATTGGGTCCCGGGACATTTTCCAAAGGATGCACACGGCCTTGCATGGTTTGACGGCACTGCCCTTTATGAACACCTTGATTCACGATTGGGTGAGCACAAGGAATGGGGGACACTCATCTTTAATTATGGCCGTAATGAGGTGAGGAATTTTCTCCTCTCAAATGCACATTTCTGGTTTGAGAAATATCATATAGACGGTATCCGCGTGGATGCAGTGGCGTCAATGCTTTACCTTGACTATTCCAGGAGCGCTGGGGAATGGCTTCCCAATAAATATGGCGGAAGGGAAAACCTTGAGGCTATCGCCTTTATCAAAGAGCTTAATGAACTTATCTACAAATACTACCCGGGGGCAATGACTATTGCTGAAGAATCAACTGCATGGCCGTCTGTATCAAGACCGGTTTATCTGGGCGGGCTTGGATTTGGTTTCAAATGGAATATGGGATGGATGCACGATACGCTTGAATATATCTCAAAAGATTCAATTCACAGGAAGTATCATCAGGGCAGTCTTACATTTTCCTTGCTATATGCGTTCCATGAAAATTTTATGCTGCCATTCTCACATGATGAGGTGGTGCATGGAAAGAGGGCAATACTTGATAAGATGCCCGGAGATTTCTGGCAGAGGTTTGCAAACCTCAGGGCATTATACGGATACATGTTCGGGCATCCCGGAAAGAAACTCCTTTTTATGGGGGGAGAGATAGGTCAGTGGATAGAGTGGAATTTTAATCAAAGTCTGGACTGGCACCTGCTTCAATATGAACCCCATCAGAAATTACAGAGATTTGTAAGAGACATTAACCATCTGTACCGGAGCGAGCCTTCCATGTATGAGGTGGATTTTGATTATACCGGCTTTGAGTGGATAGACTTTCATGATGCCGACAACTGCATACTCTCATTCCTGAGAAGGGGTAAGAACCCTGATGATATTCTTATATTTGTCTGCAATTTTACCCCTGTGCCGAGGGAGTCTTACAGGCTTGGAGTTCCTAAGCCCGGATTCTACAGGGAGGTACTGAACAGTGACTCTGAGATTTACGGCGGCAGCAACATGGGGAACTCCGGCGGAGTGAATGCAGTATCATTATCATGGCAGGGGAGGCCGTATTGCGTGGAGATGACCCTGCCGCCGCTTGCAGTTGTTATTCTGAAACCTTTGTAATAA is drawn from Nitrospirota bacterium and contains these coding sequences:
- the glgB gene encoding 1,4-alpha-glucan branching protein GlgB, whose amino-acid sequence is MITKNSSNKDIEYIIRAEHHDPFSYLGMHPVEIGGKASVVVRVFIPDVDMVNVIAVENGTSYNMDNIHPDGLYEVIIKERGSVFTYKLRITEHTGNTYEIHDPYSFLPVISSYDLHLFAEGKNYQVYDRLGSHVITVNDIQGVYFAVWAPNARRVSVAGDFNKWDGRRYPMRVLGSSGVWELFIPGLTEGTIYQFEIKGSDGLIMLKSDPYAHFYEKRPNTAAIVHDIDKYTWGDEGWMSWRHNSDALHAPVSIYEVHLGSWKKRAEDNNSFLTYRELAHELVDYVKEMGFTHIELLPVAEHPFDGSWGYQVTGYFAPTSRFGVPEDFMYFVDQCHQNGIGVILDWVPGHFPKDAHGLAWFDGTALYEHLDSRLGEHKEWGTLIFNYGRNEVRNFLLSNAHFWFEKYHIDGIRVDAVASMLYLDYSRSAGEWLPNKYGGRENLEAIAFIKELNELIYKYYPGAMTIAEESTAWPSVSRPVYLGGLGFGFKWNMGWMHDTLEYISKDSIHRKYHQGSLTFSLLYAFHENFMLPFSHDEVVHGKRAILDKMPGDFWQRFANLRALYGYMFGHPGKKLLFMGGEIGQWIEWNFNQSLDWHLLQYEPHQKLQRFVRDINHLYRSEPSMYEVDFDYTGFEWIDFHDADNCILSFLRRGKNPDDILIFVCNFTPVPRESYRLGVPKPGFYREVLNSDSEIYGGSNMGNSGGVNAVSLSWQGRPYCVEMTLPPLAVVILKPL